A window of the Ostrea edulis chromosome 1, xbOstEdul1.1, whole genome shotgun sequence genome harbors these coding sequences:
- the LOC125669760 gene encoding MDS1 and EVI1 complex locus protein EVI1-A-like isoform X2, with product MDRGSRDSSIYGDDLSVTDLEEKDRMEASIRNFEEKDHVDGSFPADDTTKHKGNIESGKKFSCENCDKVFTDPSNLQRHIRSQHIGARSHACGDCGKTFATSSGLKQHQHIHSSVKPFQCEVCLKAYTQFSNLCRHKRMHADCRQQIKCKDCGQAFSTVTSLSKHKRFCEGAMRSGVQLGYSHIEKQMSGNPAVGVAPLNSALLLGLYRHQPTYPPFYQPVGSTYPSLSGNFYNDIPKSSLTAIPHNIASPEEFFKYHKARMSLEASRSNTGRNSVESDSSSKSLTSPKSDYEQSTSDIEMDHYRSSPSNSKESMTEQDRKISSKSESEKHVALAIDSPFDMSKSIKRESSISPSSHSSFSEEESSDQPLDLTKKAKIETPPSEGTRRAHVFGYPVSSDLPNCLTFGMNSPFLMQSALSSKETHRSYSDFSRYLPFSSLGGSRYAMVPQLDQLQKCDPESRNVLSVSGSSPATFGPFTFPSGGGKVRERYSCRFCGKVFPRSANLTRHLRTHTGEQPYKCKYCERSFSISSNLQRHVRNIHNKEKPFRCELCDRCFGQQTNLDRHLKKHETGGVDMRDSPVDPELQDSRPSSVEPSKDVLLENNKTADKSYPNCASDVDIAEEESDIEVDSESDFEDRSHSFLRTAVTMSEKPNNVDREKTGFASNHHLEMQKNIVICPS from the exons ATGGATCGTGGTTCCAGAGACAGCTCCATCTATGGCGACGATTTGAG cGTAACAGATCTCGAGGAGAAAGATCGCATGGAAGCGAGTATCCGAAATTTTGAGGAGAAAGATCACGTAGACGGGAGTTTCCCGGCGGATGACACAACCAAACACAAG GGAAACATTGAAAGTGGTAAAAAGTTCAGCTGTGAAAATTGCGATAAAGTTTTCACAGACCCTAGCAACCTTCAACGTCATATCCGCTCACAGCACATTGGAGCTAGAAGTCATGCTTGTGGAGACTGCGGAAAGACCTTCGCGACATCTAGCGGACTAAAACAGCACCAGCATATCCACAGCAGTGTTAAGCCTTTCCAATGTGAAGTCTGTCTCAAGGCGTACACCCAATTCTCCAACCTTTGTCGTCATAAGAGAATGCACGCCGACTGCCGCCAGCAGATTAAATGTAAAGATTGTGGACAAGCCTTTTCCACTGTAACTTCTTTAAGTAAACACAAGAGATTTTGTGAAGGTGCTATGAGGAGCGGGGTTCAACTTGGGTACAGTCATATCGAGAAACAAATGTCTGGTAACCCTGCAGTGGGTGTAGCTCCCCTGAATTCTGCGTTATTACTAGGACTGTACCGTCATCAGCCCACCTACCCGCCTTTCTATCAGCCGGTGGGTTCTACCTACCCCTCGCTATCAGGAAACTTTTATAACGACATACCGAAATCCTCACTGACAGCTATACCTCATAACATCGCATCGCCAGAAGAATTCTTCAAATATCACAAGGCTCGCATGTCGTTGGAGGCGTCACGTAGTAATACTGGTAGGAATTCGGTGGAATCCGACTCCTCTAGTAAATCTCTTACGTCACCGAAGAGCGATTACGAACAGTCTACTTCAGATATTGAAATGGATCACTATCGATCATCACCATCTAATTCCAAGGAAAGTATGACGGAACAAGACCGTAAGATATCCTCTAAGAGTGAGTCTGAGAAACACGTGGCTTTGGCCATCGATTCCCCTTTCGATATGTCCAAATCCATTAAACGAGAATCATCCATATCACCGTCTTCTCATAGCTCATTCTCTGAGGAAGAAAGCTCCGATCAACCCTTGGACTTGACGAAGAAAGCAAAAATTGAAACTCCACCTTCTGAAGGAACAAGAAGAGCTCACGTGTTCGGTTACCCAGTTTCTTCAGATCTTCCTAACTGTCTCACATTTGGAATGAACAGTCCATTTCTCATGCAGTCTGCATTATCTTCAAAGGAAACACATCGTTCATACTCCGATTTTTCACGGTATCTTCCATTTTCAAGTCTTGGTGGTTCACGATATGCCATGGTTCCTCAGCTTGATCAGCTGCAGAAATGTGATCCAGAGAGTCGAAATGTCTTATCTGTCAGTGGATCGTCCCCGGCAACTTTCGGACCGTTTACATTTCCGTCTGGAGGGGGCAAAGTTCGGGAGCGGTACTCGTGTAGATTTTGTGGAAAAGTATTCCCACGGTCTGCCAACTTGACCCGTCACCTTAGAACTCACACAGGAGAACAACCCTATAAATGTAAATACTGCGAACGGTCATTTAGTATTTCCTCTAACCTACAAAGACATGTCAGAAACATTCACAATAAAGAGAAGCCATTCCGATGTGAGTTGTGCGATAGATGCTTTGGACAGCAGACGAACTTGGACAGGCACCTGAAGAAACACGAGACGGGCGGTGTGGACATGCGAGATTCTCCTGTGGATCCCGAGCTTCAGGACAGCCGCCCAAGTTCTGTCGAGCCATCCAAGGACGTCCTTCTAGAAAATAATAAAACGGCCGACAAGTCTTATCCCAACTGCGCTAGTGATGTCGACATTGCAGAAGAGGAATCAGACATTGAAGTGGACAGTGAGTCAGATTTTGAAGATAGAAGTCACTCATTTTTAAGAACTGCAGTTACTATGTCCGAAAAGCCAAACAACGTGGACCGGGAGAAGACCGGGTTTGCGAGTAACCACCACCTTGAAATGCAGAAAAATATTGTGATTTGTCCATCGTAA
- the LOC125669760 gene encoding MDS1 and EVI1 complex locus protein EVI1-A-like isoform X1 yields MILDHSDIRPPEEKNQKKIQGKSVGQTSEASEILKKRTILASMDRGSRDSSIYGDDLSVTDLEEKDRMEASIRNFEEKDHVDGSFPADDTTKHKGNIESGKKFSCENCDKVFTDPSNLQRHIRSQHIGARSHACGDCGKTFATSSGLKQHQHIHSSVKPFQCEVCLKAYTQFSNLCRHKRMHADCRQQIKCKDCGQAFSTVTSLSKHKRFCEGAMRSGVQLGYSHIEKQMSGNPAVGVAPLNSALLLGLYRHQPTYPPFYQPVGSTYPSLSGNFYNDIPKSSLTAIPHNIASPEEFFKYHKARMSLEASRSNTGRNSVESDSSSKSLTSPKSDYEQSTSDIEMDHYRSSPSNSKESMTEQDRKISSKSESEKHVALAIDSPFDMSKSIKRESSISPSSHSSFSEEESSDQPLDLTKKAKIETPPSEGTRRAHVFGYPVSSDLPNCLTFGMNSPFLMQSALSSKETHRSYSDFSRYLPFSSLGGSRYAMVPQLDQLQKCDPESRNVLSVSGSSPATFGPFTFPSGGGKVRERYSCRFCGKVFPRSANLTRHLRTHTGEQPYKCKYCERSFSISSNLQRHVRNIHNKEKPFRCELCDRCFGQQTNLDRHLKKHETGGVDMRDSPVDPELQDSRPSSVEPSKDVLLENNKTADKSYPNCASDVDIAEEESDIEVDSESDFEDRSHSFLRTAVTMSEKPNNVDREKTGFASNHHLEMQKNIVICPS; encoded by the exons GACAGACGTCTGAGGCCAGCGAGATTTTAAAGAAGAGAACAATTTTAGCATCAATGGATCGTGGTTCCAGAGACAGCTCCATCTATGGCGACGATTTGAG cGTAACAGATCTCGAGGAGAAAGATCGCATGGAAGCGAGTATCCGAAATTTTGAGGAGAAAGATCACGTAGACGGGAGTTTCCCGGCGGATGACACAACCAAACACAAG GGAAACATTGAAAGTGGTAAAAAGTTCAGCTGTGAAAATTGCGATAAAGTTTTCACAGACCCTAGCAACCTTCAACGTCATATCCGCTCACAGCACATTGGAGCTAGAAGTCATGCTTGTGGAGACTGCGGAAAGACCTTCGCGACATCTAGCGGACTAAAACAGCACCAGCATATCCACAGCAGTGTTAAGCCTTTCCAATGTGAAGTCTGTCTCAAGGCGTACACCCAATTCTCCAACCTTTGTCGTCATAAGAGAATGCACGCCGACTGCCGCCAGCAGATTAAATGTAAAGATTGTGGACAAGCCTTTTCCACTGTAACTTCTTTAAGTAAACACAAGAGATTTTGTGAAGGTGCTATGAGGAGCGGGGTTCAACTTGGGTACAGTCATATCGAGAAACAAATGTCTGGTAACCCTGCAGTGGGTGTAGCTCCCCTGAATTCTGCGTTATTACTAGGACTGTACCGTCATCAGCCCACCTACCCGCCTTTCTATCAGCCGGTGGGTTCTACCTACCCCTCGCTATCAGGAAACTTTTATAACGACATACCGAAATCCTCACTGACAGCTATACCTCATAACATCGCATCGCCAGAAGAATTCTTCAAATATCACAAGGCTCGCATGTCGTTGGAGGCGTCACGTAGTAATACTGGTAGGAATTCGGTGGAATCCGACTCCTCTAGTAAATCTCTTACGTCACCGAAGAGCGATTACGAACAGTCTACTTCAGATATTGAAATGGATCACTATCGATCATCACCATCTAATTCCAAGGAAAGTATGACGGAACAAGACCGTAAGATATCCTCTAAGAGTGAGTCTGAGAAACACGTGGCTTTGGCCATCGATTCCCCTTTCGATATGTCCAAATCCATTAAACGAGAATCATCCATATCACCGTCTTCTCATAGCTCATTCTCTGAGGAAGAAAGCTCCGATCAACCCTTGGACTTGACGAAGAAAGCAAAAATTGAAACTCCACCTTCTGAAGGAACAAGAAGAGCTCACGTGTTCGGTTACCCAGTTTCTTCAGATCTTCCTAACTGTCTCACATTTGGAATGAACAGTCCATTTCTCATGCAGTCTGCATTATCTTCAAAGGAAACACATCGTTCATACTCCGATTTTTCACGGTATCTTCCATTTTCAAGTCTTGGTGGTTCACGATATGCCATGGTTCCTCAGCTTGATCAGCTGCAGAAATGTGATCCAGAGAGTCGAAATGTCTTATCTGTCAGTGGATCGTCCCCGGCAACTTTCGGACCGTTTACATTTCCGTCTGGAGGGGGCAAAGTTCGGGAGCGGTACTCGTGTAGATTTTGTGGAAAAGTATTCCCACGGTCTGCCAACTTGACCCGTCACCTTAGAACTCACACAGGAGAACAACCCTATAAATGTAAATACTGCGAACGGTCATTTAGTATTTCCTCTAACCTACAAAGACATGTCAGAAACATTCACAATAAAGAGAAGCCATTCCGATGTGAGTTGTGCGATAGATGCTTTGGACAGCAGACGAACTTGGACAGGCACCTGAAGAAACACGAGACGGGCGGTGTGGACATGCGAGATTCTCCTGTGGATCCCGAGCTTCAGGACAGCCGCCCAAGTTCTGTCGAGCCATCCAAGGACGTCCTTCTAGAAAATAATAAAACGGCCGACAAGTCTTATCCCAACTGCGCTAGTGATGTCGACATTGCAGAAGAGGAATCAGACATTGAAGTGGACAGTGAGTCAGATTTTGAAGATAGAAGTCACTCATTTTTAAGAACTGCAGTTACTATGTCCGAAAAGCCAAACAACGTGGACCGGGAGAAGACCGGGTTTGCGAGTAACCACCACCTTGAAATGCAGAAAAATATTGTGATTTGTCCATCGTAA